From the Erythrolamprus reginae isolate rEryReg1 chromosome Z, rEryReg1.hap1, whole genome shotgun sequence genome, one window contains:
- the LOC139154811 gene encoding olfactory receptor 5V1-like isoform X2, with protein sequence MLCQNVTTVTEFILTGLSELAAVRFSLFVAFLLIYLITLLGNGTILLAIGTNSQLHNPMYFFLSNLSLLDIFCPTATVPKMLENLLTENSSISFAGCVLQLYFLVALAGTEVFLLAVMAYDRYVAICNPLRYTVIMNKKLCLQMTAGTWVTGFLNSLLHTVMAFMLPYCQQNKVNQYYCDIPPVLALACASTYSAEMVVLIFGGIFGVGAFLVTLISYVYIISSILRIRSAEGKRKAFSTCTSHLIVVCLFYGTTIFTYARPSSSHHPDQDRLVSMLYGVITPMLNPLIYSLRNKEVKGALKKLMNPK encoded by the exons ATGCTATGTCAG AATGTCACCACGGTGACGGAATTCATCCTAACTGGACTTTCGGAACTCGCTGCCGTCCGCTTCTCCTTGTTTGTGGCTTTTCTGCTTATCTATCTTATAACACTGCTGGGCAACGGCACCATCCTCCTGGCCATAGGTACCAATTCTCAGTTGCACAACCCCATGTATTTCTTCCTCAGTAATCTTTCCTTGTTGGACATCTTCTGCCCCACAGCTACAGTGCCCAAGATGCTGGAGAACCTATTGACCGAAAACAGTTCCATCTCCTTTGCTGGCTGTGTGCTACAACTCTACTTCCTGGTGGCCCTGGCAGGCACTGAGGTCTTCCTCTTGGCCGTCATGGCTTACGACCGCTACGTGGCCATATGCAACCCTTTGCGATACACGGTCATCATGAACAAGAAGCTTTGCCTTCAGATGACTGCAGGAACATGGGTCACCGGCTTCCTCAATTCATTGCTTCACACTGTCATGGCCTTCATGCTTCCTTACTGCCAACAGAATAAAGTCAACCAATATTATTGTGACATCCCACCTGTGTTGGCTTTAGCGTGTGCTTCCACCTATTCGGCTGAGATGGTTGTCCTTATCTTTGGGGGGATTTTCGGGGTGGGGGCGTTTCTGGTCACTCTGATCTCTTATGTTTATATCATCTCCTCAATTCTGAGGATCCGTTCTGCGGAAGGGAAGCGCAAGGCGTTTTCCACTTGCACCTCTCATCTAATAGTAGTCTGCCTTTTCTATGGGACTACCATCTTCACTTATGCCAGGCCTTCCTCAAGCCACCATCCAGACCAGGACAGGCTGGTGAGCATGCTGTATGGGGTGATCACCCCAATGCTGAACCCCTTAATCTACAGCCTCAGAAACAAGGAAGTGAAAGGGGCCTTGAAAAAACTGATGAACCCTAAATAG
- the LOC139154811 gene encoding olfactory receptor 5V1-like isoform X1 produces MGNQVKNVTTVTEFILTGLSELAAVRFSLFVAFLLIYLITLLGNGTILLAIGTNSQLHNPMYFFLSNLSLLDIFCPTATVPKMLENLLTENSSISFAGCVLQLYFLVALAGTEVFLLAVMAYDRYVAICNPLRYTVIMNKKLCLQMTAGTWVTGFLNSLLHTVMAFMLPYCQQNKVNQYYCDIPPVLALACASTYSAEMVVLIFGGIFGVGAFLVTLISYVYIISSILRIRSAEGKRKAFSTCTSHLIVVCLFYGTTIFTYARPSSSHHPDQDRLVSMLYGVITPMLNPLIYSLRNKEVKGALKKLMNPK; encoded by the coding sequence ATGGGCAATCAAGTGAAGAATGTCACCACGGTGACGGAATTCATCCTAACTGGACTTTCGGAACTCGCTGCCGTCCGCTTCTCCTTGTTTGTGGCTTTTCTGCTTATCTATCTTATAACACTGCTGGGCAACGGCACCATCCTCCTGGCCATAGGTACCAATTCTCAGTTGCACAACCCCATGTATTTCTTCCTCAGTAATCTTTCCTTGTTGGACATCTTCTGCCCCACAGCTACAGTGCCCAAGATGCTGGAGAACCTATTGACCGAAAACAGTTCCATCTCCTTTGCTGGCTGTGTGCTACAACTCTACTTCCTGGTGGCCCTGGCAGGCACTGAGGTCTTCCTCTTGGCCGTCATGGCTTACGACCGCTACGTGGCCATATGCAACCCTTTGCGATACACGGTCATCATGAACAAGAAGCTTTGCCTTCAGATGACTGCAGGAACATGGGTCACCGGCTTCCTCAATTCATTGCTTCACACTGTCATGGCCTTCATGCTTCCTTACTGCCAACAGAATAAAGTCAACCAATATTATTGTGACATCCCACCTGTGTTGGCTTTAGCGTGTGCTTCCACCTATTCGGCTGAGATGGTTGTCCTTATCTTTGGGGGGATTTTCGGGGTGGGGGCGTTTCTGGTCACTCTGATCTCTTATGTTTATATCATCTCCTCAATTCTGAGGATCCGTTCTGCGGAAGGGAAGCGCAAGGCGTTTTCCACTTGCACCTCTCATCTAATAGTAGTCTGCCTTTTCTATGGGACTACCATCTTCACTTATGCCAGGCCTTCCTCAAGCCACCATCCAGACCAGGACAGGCTGGTGAGCATGCTGTATGGGGTGATCACCCCAATGCTGAACCCCTTAATCTACAGCCTCAGAAACAAGGAAGTGAAAGGGGCCTTGAAAAAACTGATGAACCCTAAATAG
- the LOC139154776 gene encoding olfactory receptor 5V1-like, which yields METIIGFLELRRWKYSSVTEFILMGLSDLPAVRFSLFVIILLIYLVTLLGNGTILLAIGTNSQLHNPMYFFLSNLSLLDIFCPTATVPKMLENLLTKNSSISFAGCVLQLYFLVALAGTEVFLLAVMAYDRYVAICNPLRYTVIMNKKLCLQMTAGTWVTGFLNSLLHATLTFILPYCNSNRINQFYCDIPPVLALSCASTYVAEMVVLIVGGIFGVGAYLITLISYTHIIATILRIRSADGKRKAFSTCASHLTVVCLFYGTTIFTYIRPSSSYHPDQDRLVSMLYGMITPMLNPLIYSLRNKEVKKALERLIVRQFH from the exons ATGGAAACAATTATTGGGTTTTTGGAGTTAAGAAGATGGAAATACAGCAGCG TGACAGAATTTATTTTAATGGGACTTTCAGACCTCCCAGCTGTCCGCTTCTCCTTGTTTGTCATCATTTTGCTTATCTATCTTGTCACACTACTGGGCAATGGCACCATCCTCCTAGCAATAGGAACTAATTCTCAGTTGCACAACCCCATGTATTTCTTCCTCAGTAATCTTTCTTTGCTGGACATCTTCTGCCCCACAGCTACAGTGCCCAAGATGCTGGAGAACCTATTGACCAAAAACAGTTCCATCTCCTTTGCTGGCTGTGTGCTACAACTCTACTTCCTGGTGGCCCTGGCAGGCACTGAGGTCTTCCTCTTGGCCGTCATGGCCTACGACCGCTACGTGGCCATATGCAACCCTTTGCGATACACGGTCATCATGAACAAAAAGCTTTGCCTTCAGATGACTGCAGGAACATGGGTCACCGGCTTCCTCAATTCATTGTTGCATGCAACCTTGACTTTCATTCTACCTTACTGCAACTCCAATAGAATCAACCAATTCTATTGCGACATACCACCCGTCTTGGCCTTATCTTGTGCTTCCACCTATGTAGCTGAGATGGTTGTCCTCATTGTTGGTGGCATATTTGGCGTGGGGGCTTATCTAATCACCTTGATTTCCTATACTCACATCATCGCCACCATTCTGAGGATCCGTTCTGCCGATGGGAAACGTAAGGCCTTTTCTACCTGCGCCTCCCACTTAACAGTGGTTTGTCTTTTCTATGGAACCACCATATTTACGTACATAAGACCTTCCTCCAGTTACCATCCAGACCAGGATAGGCTAGTGAGCATGCTCTATGGGATGATTACTCCCATGCTGAATCCTCTGATTTATAGCCTTAGAAACAAAGAAGTGAAAAAGGCCCTTGAGCGCCTAATAGTTCGCCAATTTCATTAA
- the LOC139175716 gene encoding olfactory receptor 10A4-like, protein MKKDNQTCLTEIVLLGFSDFYIIRELLFCLILIFYLIALMGNTLILIVTIVSPTLHTPMYFFLWNLSFLEIGYTSTISPKTLVNLLSYKQTISFGGCGIQVCFFLLFGVTECCLLCVMAYDRYVAICKPLQYPYIMNLRKCTKLAAASWVTGVTVGLGQSISIFTLPYCGSNRINHFFCDLMPVLRLASTNTYKNEMATATITVVFVLVPLLLILFSYILIISSIFMMPGAKTKHKAFSTCSSHLIVVFLYYGTITATYIRPNSGSSMDSKRFFALIYTVVTPSLNPIIYSLRNKEIKTAFKKSVGRNLVFFR, encoded by the coding sequence ATGAAAAAAGACAACCAGACGTGTTTGACTGAGATTGTTCTGTTGGGCTTCTCAGACTTCTATATTATACGAGAACTTCTGTTTTGCCTGATTCTAATATTCTACCTCATAGCCTTGATGGGCAACACACTGATTTTGATTGTCACTATAGTCAGTCCCACCCTTCACACCCCAATGTACTTCTTCCTCTGGAACTTGTCCTTTTTGGAAATAGGTTACACTTCCACTATCAGCCCAAAGACGCTAGTGAATTTGTTATCGTATAAGCAGACTATATCCTTTGGGGGCTGTGGAATTCAAGTgtgcttctttcttctctttggtGTCACTGAATGTTGTCTTCTTTGTGTCATGGCATATGACCGCTATGTTGCCATTTGCAAACCCTTGCAATATCCATATATCATGAACCTCAGAAAATGCACTAAGCTTGCTGCTGCATCATGGGTCACTGGTGTTACTGTGGGTCTGGGGCAATCTATTTCAATATTCACCCTTCCCTACTGTGGGTCAAATAGAATCAACCATTTCTTTTGTGACCTTATGCCTGTTCTGAGATTGGCATCCACCAATACATATAAAAATGAGATGGCCACTGCTACAATAACTGTGGTATTTGTGCTGGTACCTCTTTTGCTCATCCTCTTTTCTTACATCCTCATCATCTCCAGTATTTTCATGATGCCAGGGGCCAAGACAAAACACAAAGCATTTTCAACCTGCTCCTCACATCTCATTGTCGTCTTCCTTTACTACGGAACTATCACTGCTACCTACATTCGTCCCAACTCAGGGTCTTCCATGGATAGCAAGAGATTCTTTGCACTAATCTACACTGTAGTGACCCCAAGCTTGAATCCCATCATTTACAGCTTGAGGAACAAAGAGATAAAAACTGCTTTCAAGAAATCTGTAGGCAggaatttggttttctttaggtGA
- the LOC139175879 gene encoding olfactory receptor 10AG1-like, which translates to MKEDNQTCFTEIVLLGFSDFYIIREFLFCLILVFYLLALMGNTLILIVTIVSPSLHTPMYFFLWNLSFLEIGYTSTISPKTLVNLLSDNQTISFGGCGIQLCFFLLFGTTECCLLCVMAYDRYVAICKLLQYPYIMNIRECATLAIVSWAIGILVGVGQSASIFTLPFCRLNIISHFLCDLMPVLKLASTNTYRNEVAIAILTVVFVLVPLLLILFSYILIISNIFVMPGAKTKHKAFSTCSSHLIIVFLYYGTITAAYIHPNSVYSMDSKRFFALLYTVVTPSLNPIIYSLRNKEIKTAFKKSVGRNLIFFR; encoded by the coding sequence ATGAAAGAAGACAACCAGACGTGCTTCACTGAGATTGTTCTGTTGGGCTTCTCAGACTTCTATATTATACGAGAATTTCTATTTTGCCTGATTCTAGTATTTTACCTCTTAGCCTTGATGGGCAACACACTGATTTTGATTGTCACTATAGTCAGTCCCAGCCTTCACACCCCAATGTACTTCTTCCTCTGGAACTTGTCCTTTTTGGAAATAGGTTACACTTCCACCATCAGCCCAAAGACACTAGTGAATTTGTTATCGGATAACCAGACTATATCCTTTGGGGGCTGTGGAATTCAACTgtgcttctttcttctctttggtACCACTGAATGTTGTCTTCTTTGTGTCATGGCATATGACCGCTATGTTGCCATTTGCAAACTCTTGCAATATCCATATATCATGAACATCAGGGAATGTGCAACCCTTGCTATTGTCTCATGGGCCATTGGAATATTGGTGGGTGTAGGGCAGTCTGCATCAATTTTCACACTTCCCTTCTGCAGGTTGAATATAATCAGCCATTTTCTCTGTGATCTCATGCCTGTCTTGAAGTTAGCTTCCACCAACACCTACAGAAACGAAGTGGCCATTGCCATACTAACTGTGGTATTTGTCCTGGTACCTCTTTTGCTCATCCTCTTTTCTTACATCCTCATCATTTCCAATATTTTTGTGATGCCAGGGGCCAAGACAAAACACAAAGCATTTTCAACCTGCTCCTCACATCTCATCATTGTCTTCCTTTACTACGGAACTATCACTGCTGCCTACATTCATCCCAATTCAGTGTATTCCATGGATAGCAAGAGATTCTTTGCACTGCTCTACACTGTAGTGACCCCAAGCTTGAACCCCATCATTTACAGTTTGAGGAACAAAGAGATAAAAACTGCTTTCAAGAAATCTGTAGGCAGGAATTTGATCTTCTTTAGGTAA